A genome region from Pangasianodon hypophthalmus isolate fPanHyp1 chromosome 11, fPanHyp1.pri, whole genome shotgun sequence includes the following:
- the fbxl8 gene encoding F-box/LRR-repeat protein 8: protein MELPEEILAHIFSFLPLKDKCNAFLVCKSWSNSLTSSSAWTHTEIRCESGDCVPQRFSDLLPCIRHLTLIVSVADRAHRETGLWVLQQVLARGEGRLRALCVSCLENPPLFYAGQDLLQGLVDVLTNGSSLMALDLRGVPFTLSDNFVKSVAALCPTLRSLFINNRSLVCGVVSETIRDVLKRCPVLNTIGLFQASVSHDVLRDLMKPQRTKLKLLELRCERSLKYVPQLCDQIWADLRCRLPGLRVDLELDHTLPELQVPGVLQPSIPVRQLRLHTWTFLLDEIRVVTQSYAGTLEVLELQTTASPELNAALVALATQCTKLREVHCYCVVSQNVIEAFCSLCPDLHRYTLKTRKEPHPWTCTTLR, encoded by the exons ATGGAACTTCCAGAAGAAATCCTGGCACACATTTTCTCTTTCCTGCCTCTGAAGGATAAATGTAATGCCTTCCTGGTGTGTAAATCATGGTCCAACAGCTTGACCAGTTCGAGTGCATGGACACACACTGAGATCAG GTGTGAGTCTGGAGACTGTGTTCCTCAGAGGTTCTCTGACCTTCTACCGTGTATCAGACACCTAACGCTGATTGTCAGCGTGGCTGATCGTGCTCATCGGGAGACTGGATTGTGGGTTCTGCAGCAGGTTCTAGCCAGGGGTGAAGGCCGACTGCGCGCGTTGTGCGTCAGCTGTTTGGAGAACCCGCCTCTGTTTTACGCAGGACAGGACCTGCTGCAGGGATTGGTGGACGTCTTGACAAACGGGTCGTCCCTCATGGCGCTGGACCTGAGGGGCGTGCCGTTCACCCTGAGCGACAACTTCGTCAAGAGCGTAGCCGCGCTGTGCCCCACCCTGCGAAGTCTGTTCATCAATAACAGATCTCTGGTGTGCGGCGTCGTCTCGGAGACAATCAGGGACGTCCTGAAACGCTGTCCAGTGCTGAACACCATCGGGCTCTTCCAAGCCAGCGTGTCTCATGATGTCCTCCGAGACCTCATGAAACCCCAGAGAACAAAACTGAAGCTGCTGGAGCTGCGCTGCGAGCGCTCGCTGAAGTACGTCCCGCAGCTTTGCGACCAAATCTGGGCAGACTTGAGATGCAGGCTTCCCGGACTGAGAGTGGACCTGGAGCTGGACCACACGCTCCCGGAGCTGCAGGTTCCCGGCGTGCTTCAGCCCAGCATCCCTGTGAGACAGCTCCGCCTCCACACCTGGACCTTTCTGCTGGATGAGATACGCGTCGTGACGCAGAGTTACGCAGGAACGCTGGAGGTGCTCGAACTGCAGACCACCGCGTCCCCCGAGCTCAACGCGGCGCTGGTCGCCTTGGCAACGCAGTGCACGAAACTCCGCGAGGTTCACTGTTACTGCGTGGTTTCACAGAACGTGATAGAAGCGTTCTGCTCACTGTGTCCTGatttacacagatacacactcaaAACACGCAAAGAGCCACACCCCTGGACCTGCACCACTCttagataa
- the ogfod1 gene encoding prolyl 3-hydroxylase OGFOD1, protein MSTKRRSSDTIKGKSAKKSKEGEVAVLSSDLEDEGIRNGMKEAWRKKTSFSHGSVQLDCEPFPHCKIRNFVQNESFVENLRDELLRLNFHSKSNDLYKFQQSDDLKKRKEHHISEIRSLLFLQFRSWLSDMLGVDLQPTVDISCAKYEHTDVLLCHDDELEGRRIAFILYLVPPWDLSDGGTLDLYSTDEHYEPVSIVKSLLPCWNTLLFFEVSPVSFHQVSEVLTDEKCRLSLSGWFHGPSLQRPRRYTEPAVPRHTHVLSDESVLFEWVNEMYMDPLYQAQVQQEFEDTSEIRLANFLQEEKYKQVIEALRLAEIQWERRGPPNKRCYARAQLQNLPSCLKECWDLLSSEAFFLLLSNLTGLSLHALAAGDDESDSEGQDGESEGRDGPSQGRDGESEGRDRRSEGRDGESEGRDGQSEGRDGESEGRDGQSEERDGPSQGRDGESEGRDGESEGRDGESEGRDGQSEERDGESEERDGQSEERDGQSEERDGERNTDNGENERNDPDGQGPCSTSSSPEKKNKGPPVCVGELRRWSHGDYTLLHDSVKREFALDLLLHLGCTGWKAEFGGFTTYIAHDEDEELLTVYPEENSLALVYRDKETLKFVKHINHNSVVQEREDALTHFYDFSFTYYE, encoded by the exons ATGTCTACTAAACGGCGCTCGAGCGACACAATTAAGGGGAAAAGTGCTAAGAAGAGTAAAGAGGGTGAAGTCGCTGTTCTTAGCTCGGACCTGGAGGATGAAGGGATCCGGAATGGAATGAAAGAAGCCTGGAGGAAAAAGACGAGTTTCTCTCACG GCAGCGTGCAGTTGGACTGTGAGCCGTTTCCTCACTGTAAAATCAGGAATTTTGTTCAGAACGAGAGTTTCGTGGAGAATCTGAGAGATGAACTCCTGCGGCTCAACTTCCACAGCAAATCCAACGACCTGTACAAATTCCAGCAG TCTGATGATCTGAAGAAGAGGAAAGAGCATCACATTTCTGAAATAAG gtcaCTTCTGTTCCTCCAGTTCCGCTCGTGGCTGTCTGACATGTTAGGAGTGGACTTACAGCCGACCGTTGATATTTCCTGTGCTAAATACGAGCACACAG ACGTCTTGCTGTGTCACGATGATGAACTCGAAGGCCGGAGAATCGCTTTCATCTTGTACTTGGTGCCTCCGTGGGACCTGAGTGACGGAGGAACGTTAGATTTGTACAGcacagatg aacattATGAGCCGGTGAGCATAGTGAAGTCTCTGCTGCCCTGCTGGaacactttgttgttttttgaagTCTCTCCTGTTTCCTTCCATCAg gtgtCTGAGGTTCTGACTGATGAAAAGTGTCGCTTGTCTCTGAGTGGCTGGTTTCACGGCCCGTCCCTGCAGAGACCCCGGCGCTACACTGAACCCGCAGTGCCACGTCACACACACGTCCTCAGCGAT gagtcaGTGTTATTTGAGTGGGTGAATGAGATGTACATGGATCCTCTGTATCAGGCTCAGGTGCAGCAGGAGTTCGAGGACACTTCAGAAATCCGCTTGGCGAACTTCCTCCAG GAGGAGAAATATAAGCAGGTAATCGAGGCGTTACGATTGGCTGAAATCCAGTGGGAGAGGAGAGGACCACCCAATAAGAG gtgttaTGCCCGAGCACAGCTGCAGAATTTGCCTTCCTGTCTAAAGGAATGCTGGGATCTGCTCTCGTCTGAGGCGTTCTTCCTCCTTCTGTCCAACCTGACGGGGCTGAGCCTGCACGCTCTCGCTGCCGGAGACGACGAGAGCGACAGCGAAGGGCAGGatggagagagcgaggggagggATGGACCGAGCCaggggagggatggagagagcgaggggagggATAGACGGAGTGAGGGGCGGGatggagagagcgaggggagggATGGACAGAGCGAGGGGCGGGATGGAGAGAGCGAGGGGCGGGATGGACAGAGCGAGGAGAGGGATGGACCGAGCCaggggagggatggagagagcgaggggagggatggagagagcgaggggagggatggagagagcgAGGGGCGGGATGGACAGAGCGaggagagggatggagagagcgAGGAGAGGGATGGACAGAGCGAGGAGAGGGATGGACAGAGCGaggagagggatggagagagaaacacagacaatGGAGAGAACGAGAGAAATGATCCAGATGGTCAGGGCCCCTGTAGCACTTCTTCATCAccggagaaaaaaaacaaag gtcctcctgtgtgtgttggtgagCTCCGTCGTTGGTCTCATGGTGATTACACTCTGCTGCACGACTCTGTAAAAAGAGAGTTTGCACTGGACCTGCTTCTCCATTTGGGCTGTACAG GGTGGAAGGCGGAGTTTGGAGGATTTACGACGTACATCGCGCATGACGAAGACGAAGAG ctccTGACCGTGTACCCTGAGGAGAACTCTTTGGCGTTAGTGTACCGAGACAAAGAAACTCTCAAATTCGTCAAACACATCAATCACAACAGCGTTGTTCAGGAGCGAGAGGacgctctcacacacttttACGATTTCTCTTTCACCTACTACGAATAA